From a region of the Lentimicrobiaceae bacterium genome:
- a CDS encoding pyridoxamine 5'-phosphate oxidase family protein yields the protein MRSKIITNESEIHGIISKCQVCYVAMVDQNNMPYNLALNFGYNNGYIYLHSAQTGKKIDILRYNPNVCIVMSTAHELKFQSEQVACSYGMKYKSVVVSGKVEFINDFDEKVQALNMIMRHYTGKDFNYNTPAVNEVCCYKVKIENIQARQFGY from the coding sequence ATGAGAAGCAAAATTATTACAAACGAAAGTGAAATACACGGTATTATAAGCAAGTGCCAGGTGTGTTACGTAGCCATGGTTGACCAAAACAATATGCCATACAACCTTGCACTTAATTTTGGATACAACAATGGCTATATTTATCTGCATTCGGCACAAACAGGAAAAAAAATTGACATCCTTCGCTACAATCCAAATGTTTGCATTGTGATGAGCACAGCTCACGAACTGAAGTTCCAGAGCGAACAGGTTGCCTGCAGCTACGGCATGAAATACAAAAGCGTGGTCGTTTCTGGTAAAGTGGAATTTATCAATGATTTTGATGAAAAAGTGCAAGCCCTGAACATGATTATGAGGCATTACACCGGAAAAGATTTCAACTATAATACCCCTGCGGTGAATGAAGTATGCTGCTATAAGGTGAAGATAGAAAACATTCAGGCAAGGCAGTTCGGATATTGA
- a CDS encoding T9SS type A sorting domain-containing protein, giving the protein MKKMFLLMVIALNSIASFGQAGWEKIYQNEAATTFTQTLSKKYILAGAEYESMMQRWDVFQTDSLGIIEWDTSFYREAEGMPECIKATADSGYIIAGYYYTNPYLLKFNKYNQLQWESEFNTSYGEIYIKDVLNLNDNSYLCVGGAVYSNDNGLFITKLNENGDTLWTKNYAEFATGMSIIPSFDNGYYCLSNAGTLLKINDSGDTLWTKNILDNFASSSMIKTPDDYLLIAGNEFVEGQLIFLKVNQYGEEIWKKIYASNYFYNSCNSIATTNDNGFITSNYMETSQMNVDGLWVMKLDEAGDSVFSIYAPVKLEPKEIFQTEDGLYLFLANNMYGTPRLVKTDSTGDVITHIPKLQPSVETIYCYPNPFDDELNICLDKSLEKEGLINIYNVVGTLVYSQNISFDEKIDTRMLNNGIYFIELKIDDKIFTNKLIKE; this is encoded by the coding sequence ATGAAAAAGATGTTTTTACTAATGGTAATAGCTTTAAACAGCATTGCTTCCTTTGGACAGGCAGGATGGGAAAAAATATATCAAAATGAAGCTGCAACTACTTTTACGCAGACCCTTTCGAAGAAATATATTCTTGCAGGTGCTGAATATGAATCAATGATGCAAAGATGGGACGTTTTTCAAACAGATTCACTGGGAATTATAGAATGGGATACTTCTTTTTATCGCGAAGCAGAAGGAATGCCCGAATGCATCAAAGCAACTGCAGACTCAGGATACATAATTGCCGGATATTATTACACAAATCCATATCTGCTGAAATTTAATAAATATAATCAACTTCAATGGGAATCTGAATTCAATACCAGTTATGGCGAAATATACATCAAGGATGTATTAAACTTAAATGATAACAGTTATTTATGCGTTGGAGGGGCCGTTTATTCCAACGATAATGGATTGTTTATTACTAAACTTAATGAAAATGGAGATACACTGTGGACAAAAAATTATGCGGAATTTGCAACCGGGATGTCTATCATTCCATCATTCGACAATGGGTATTATTGTCTTTCTAATGCAGGTACTTTATTAAAGATCAACGATAGCGGAGACACTTTATGGACAAAAAACATACTTGATAATTTTGCCTCTTCCTCTATGATTAAAACACCGGACGACTACTTGCTTATTGCAGGAAATGAATTTGTTGAAGGACAACTGATTTTTTTAAAAGTAAATCAATACGGAGAAGAAATATGGAAAAAAATATATGCAAGCAATTATTTTTATAACAGCTGTAATTCAATAGCAACAACTAATGATAATGGTTTTATTACTTCAAACTATATGGAAACTTCGCAAATGAATGTAGATGGTCTTTGGGTTATGAAATTAGATGAAGCCGGAGACAGTGTTTTTTCAATTTATGCTCCAGTAAAACTTGAACCAAAGGAAATATTTCAAACTGAAGATGGTTTATATTTGTTTCTTGCAAATAATATGTATGGCACTCCAAGATTAGTTAAAACGGACTCAACAGGGGATGTTATAACACACATTCCAAAACTTCAACCTTCTGTTGAAACGATTTATTGTTACCCCAATCCGTTTGATGATGAATTAAACATATGCTTAGATAAATCTTTGGAAAAAGAAGGATTGATTAATATTTACAATGTTGTTGGGACTTTAGTTTATAGTCAAAATATTAGTTTTGATGAGAAGATAGATACAAGGATGTTGAATAATGGAATCTATTTTATAGAATTAAAAATTGACGATAAAATATTCACAAATAAATTAATAAAAGAATAA
- a CDS encoding T9SS type A sorting domain-containing protein, giving the protein MRKLLLFLVFTAVISCNLRAQNPPQNVTSTVNCNIVTLSWQSPLPDPGGTVSGYKIYRNNLLIDSTLANDTVFSFEWAYIGNVNICITAIWNPFGESVPSCTSEIINPAMPPTGFIGFPPLVNDIIMCWNAPEITTPMGYNLYRNEILRNSELITDTFYYDPYIMPCQWEYTLAAVYPDCDSVFGGTWILAWGCTFNPENFQVVADGYDVHLTWTSPVNINRCDAGVDFYYNVYRNNEKINQDPVYVLQFDDLGLSPGTYVYEVAAVYPECEQGTYSSPITILTCPPPTGFTGTDSIPGIVTFNWNAPYDTTLLGYNIYESGILQNDSLITNTYFSDTTYSPCSSVYVLTAVYPACDSVYGGSVAFFPTGNYAPQSVDAFQHCNNAVIGWGSPSGKDDNRDYQYNVYRNGQLLTNVPIADLTFIDAEPDTGMYYYRVSTIYAGCEFFMEDSVYLHMYYRGAPKNFDGYGFQYGFNVWWSPVPVPFANSFQTELRYDNGINYDGIGLDEGGTFTAAIRFEPEQLIPYGGFLLNRVKIFPRGNNTNYTLKIWTGENAGSLIREQPLSGLAIEQWNTINLNVPVVIDSSHELWIGYSIVQPMGEFPAGVDEGPAVAGYGDMISLNDSEWEALSGYGYNYNWNICGLVDYDGKEITLKPVSSLQKEHYTNTCPYTIGKLPKALKFKDNKDNSVRGGLLGYNVYLYPDPFGFQPFFTQDTFLKVIVTKPSDFLCDFWVTALYSDCESEPSNIITLLFWLDVNEVNGKSLTLTPNPAKDYVTIESDKQMQTLTLFSMQGQAVFTRQLTEKKTTVSLSGIPHGLYMLKLVSGQEVICKKLLIE; this is encoded by the coding sequence ATGAGAAAACTATTACTTTTTCTGGTTTTTACGGCAGTGATTTCCTGCAATCTGAGAGCACAGAATCCGCCGCAGAATGTAACATCCACAGTTAACTGCAACATTGTAACCCTAAGTTGGCAATCGCCTTTGCCCGATCCGGGCGGTACGGTTTCCGGTTATAAAATTTACCGGAACAATCTTCTGATTGACTCTACATTGGCAAATGACACGGTGTTTTCCTTTGAATGGGCGTATATCGGTAACGTTAACATTTGTATTACGGCAATTTGGAATCCGTTTGGTGAATCTGTTCCCTCCTGCACATCGGAGATTATAAATCCAGCGATGCCACCAACTGGCTTTATTGGGTTTCCGCCACTCGTTAATGATATCATTATGTGTTGGAATGCTCCGGAGATAACCACACCAATGGGTTACAACCTTTACCGGAACGAGATATTACGCAACAGCGAACTTATTACCGATACATTTTATTACGATCCTTATATAATGCCTTGTCAATGGGAATATACATTAGCAGCCGTTTATCCTGATTGTGATTCAGTTTTCGGTGGGACATGGATACTTGCATGGGGCTGTACCTTTAATCCTGAAAATTTTCAGGTAGTAGCTGATGGCTATGATGTTCATCTTACCTGGACTTCTCCGGTTAATATTAACCGCTGTGATGCAGGAGTGGATTTCTATTACAATGTTTATCGTAACAACGAGAAAATAAATCAAGATCCTGTTTATGTGCTACAGTTTGACGACCTGGGATTGTCGCCAGGTACTTATGTTTATGAAGTAGCTGCAGTGTATCCTGAATGTGAACAAGGAACTTATTCTAGTCCTATTACCATTTTAACATGTCCCCCCCCAACTGGTTTTACCGGAACCGACTCCATACCCGGCATTGTTACTTTTAACTGGAATGCGCCTTACGATACAACTCTGCTGGGTTACAATATTTACGAAAGCGGGATATTGCAAAATGATTCGTTGATTACCAATACTTATTTCAGCGATACAACATATTCTCCATGTTCCTCGGTTTATGTGCTTACGGCTGTTTATCCTGCTTGTGATTCGGTGTATGGTGGTAGTGTTGCTTTTTTCCCTACAGGAAATTATGCACCGCAATCGGTTGATGCTTTTCAGCATTGTAATAATGCTGTTATTGGCTGGGGGTCTCCTTCCGGAAAAGATGACAACCGCGATTATCAGTATAACGTTTACCGAAACGGTCAACTGCTTACCAATGTGCCAATAGCGGATTTAACTTTTATTGATGCAGAACCAGATACAGGAATGTATTATTACCGGGTATCTACAATATATGCAGGTTGCGAGTTTTTTATGGAAGATTCTGTTTACCTGCATATGTATTACCGCGGTGCGCCAAAGAATTTCGATGGATATGGATTTCAATATGGATTTAATGTATGGTGGTCGCCGGTTCCGGTTCCCTTTGCTAATTCTTTCCAAACCGAATTACGATATGATAATGGAATAAATTATGATGGGATAGGCCTTGATGAAGGAGGAACGTTTACTGCTGCCATACGTTTTGAACCAGAACAACTAATTCCCTATGGTGGTTTTTTGCTTAATAGAGTGAAAATATTTCCAAGAGGAAATAATACCAACTATACTCTGAAAATATGGACAGGAGAAAATGCAGGCAGCCTGATAAGAGAACAACCACTTTCGGGGCTTGCCATAGAACAATGGAATACCATTAATTTGAATGTTCCGGTAGTAATAGATTCTTCTCATGAACTTTGGATTGGATATTCTATTGTTCAACCTATGGGAGAATTTCCTGCAGGTGTAGATGAAGGACCTGCCGTTGCAGGTTATGGAGATATGATTAGTTTAAATGACAGCGAATGGGAAGCCTTATCTGGCTATGGGTATAATTATAACTGGAATATTTGCGGATTAGTGGACTATGATGGAAAAGAAATTACTTTAAAACCTGTTTCTTCCCTGCAAAAAGAACACTATACAAATACATGCCCATATACAATCGGGAAACTTCCGAAAGCACTGAAATTTAAAGATAATAAGGATAATTCGGTAAGAGGTGGATTGTTAGGATATAATGTTTACTTATATCCTGATCCTTTTGGTTTTCAGCCTTTTTTCACTCAAGATACTTTTCTTAAGGTCATAGTAACCAAGCCCTCTGATTTTCTTTGTGATTTCTGGGTAACCGCACTTTACTCTGATTGCGAATCGGAACCATCCAATATCATTACATTATTATTTTGGTTAGATGTAAATGAAGTGAATGGAAAAAGTTTAACGCTTACACCCAATCCAGCCAAAGACTATGTTACCATAGAATCGGATAAACAGATGCAAACGCTCACGCTGTTTAGCATGCAGGGACAGGCTGTGTTTACGAGGCAACTAACAGAAAAGAAAACTACTGTTTCTTTATCCGGTATCCCACATGGATTATACATGCTGAAGTTGGTTAGTGGGCAGGAAGTGATTTGCAAAAAGCTATTAATAGAATAA